One window of Methanobacterium alkalithermotolerans genomic DNA carries:
- a CDS encoding methanogenesis marker 6 protein → MSKKQNQNKIQEEPQCEIEDDIVTRMIILSPSANISQSELVQKLHMLELPLTIKSTCYGAMVHGSKEAVDQAIEKSRKWDPFHIFTKDRGFPPGDPRRCRGHRGAAREGYHQLEKEFNLLCYVGEALKKPEKVKIEKPEKVSVDEFKKIVNENSSKIIDEGEK, encoded by the coding sequence ATGTCAAAGAAGCAAAATCAGAATAAAATTCAGGAAGAACCTCAATGTGAAATAGAAGATGACATAGTAACCCGGATGATTATTCTTAGCCCTTCAGCCAACATTTCTCAAAGTGAACTGGTGCAGAAACTTCACATGCTGGAGCTTCCCCTTACCATAAAATCCACCTGCTATGGGGCCATGGTGCATGGCTCTAAAGAAGCTGTGGATCAGGCTATAGAAAAATCTCGTAAATGGGACCCCTTCCATATATTTACTAAAGACCGGGGATTTCCTCCAGGCGATCCTAGAAGATGCAGAGGCCATAGGGGAGCTGCTAGAGAGGGTTATCATCAGTTAGAAAAAGAATTCAATTTATTATGTTATGTTGGAGAGGCCTTAAAAAAGCCAGAAAAAGTTAAAATTGAAAAACCAGAGAAGGTTAGTGTTGATGAATTTAAAAAAATTGTCAATGAAAATTCTTCAAAAATTATAGATGAGGGTGAAAAATGA
- a CDS encoding DUF2111 domain-containing protein yields the protein MNITLSSTGKELAEIGLAIHQLVDKLPLTMRSKEAKGVRIEDGKVLDYNYTGPALEEVLSTGEIFKGTPDVGPYAGTPVVVVPLKDEGQIICAIGLVDVTKGLFSDMVEISRRPEDVKKDDTRGEFY from the coding sequence ATGAATATTACTCTATCTTCTACAGGTAAGGAATTAGCTGAAATAGGGCTGGCTATTCATCAGCTTGTAGATAAGCTGCCATTAACCATGAGAAGTAAAGAAGCTAAGGGCGTAAGAATTGAGGATGGAAAAGTACTGGATTATAATTATACCGGGCCAGCATTGGAAGAAGTTCTCAGCACCGGTGAAATTTTTAAAGGAACTCCTGATGTGGGCCCATATGCCGGCACACCTGTGGTGGTGGTTCCCCTTAAAGATGAAGGTCAGATAATCTGTGCCATAGGTTTGGTAGATGTAACTAAAGGATTATTTTCGGATATGGTTGAAATCTCAAGACGCCCGGAAGATGTTAAAAAAGATGATACCCGGGGGGAATTTTATTGA
- a CDS encoding methanogenesis marker 5 protein, translated as MKVAIFPPNSLILADLIERRGHEPLAIMKEIRKKVKDAEIDSPPMNITEEDPIKGLKYAAIEVPSGVRGRMSIFGPLIDEAEAAIIMDEAPFGFGCIGCARTNELSVYYLRKRGIPTLELTYPTTREETMELVNKINTFLDQLEEKNG; from the coding sequence TTGAAAGTGGCTATTTTTCCTCCTAATTCTTTAATTTTAGCTGATTTGATTGAAAGAAGAGGACATGAACCCCTGGCTATAATGAAAGAAATCAGAAAAAAGGTAAAAGATGCGGAGATTGATTCACCCCCCATGAATATCACCGAAGAAGACCCTATAAAAGGACTTAAATATGCTGCTATTGAAGTTCCCTCTGGTGTTAGGGGTAGGATGTCTATTTTCGGGCCTTTAATTGATGAAGCCGAGGCAGCCATAATTATGGATGAAGCACCCTTTGGTTTTGGATGCATAGGTTGTGCCCGAACCAATGAACTTTCGGTTTATTATTTGAGAAAAAGAGGAATACCCACCCTGGAGTTAACTTATCCCACCACCCGTGAAGAGACCATGGAACTGGTAAATAAAATTAACACATTCTTAGATCAACTGGAGGAGAAAAATGGTTAA
- a CDS encoding methanogenesis marker 15 protein, whose translation MVKIAQISCGTEYSGIQKEIEKAAATFGAEIVIPETEIDYIDEAYKKFGFNCASSGIRLMIARAMSIVEGKSDADAIFIATCFRCAEGALVRNEIRRFIQDNTRLPVVTYSFTERTKADELFIRMEALSTIVARKSILAREKQDGLTLGIDSGSTTTKVVLMENNKILGTGWVPTTDVIASAQEGTDQAMADSGYKFEDLDGIGVTGYGRITIGKHLKADLIQEELSVNSKGAVYLADRQKGEATVLDIGGMDNKVITVNDGIPDNFTMGGICAGASGRFLEITSRRLGIDVSELGPMALKGDYKKGLLNSYCIVFGIQDLVTSLAAGGKPEDVAAAACHSVAEQVYEQQLQEIDVREPVIQVGGTSLIEGLVAAVSDILGGMDVIVPENSQHIGAVGSALLVSGMGSRQEKL comes from the coding sequence ATGGTTAAAATAGCCCAAATATCCTGTGGAACTGAGTACAGCGGTATTCAAAAAGAGATTGAAAAAGCTGCTGCTACTTTTGGTGCAGAGATAGTAATCCCTGAAACAGAAATCGATTACATTGACGAAGCTTATAAAAAATTTGGATTCAACTGTGCTAGTTCGGGAATTAGACTAATGATCGCCCGGGCCATGTCTATTGTAGAAGGTAAAAGTGATGCAGACGCTATATTCATTGCTACCTGTTTTAGATGTGCTGAAGGGGCACTGGTAAGAAATGAAATAAGAAGGTTTATCCAGGATAATACTCGCTTACCGGTAGTAACTTACTCTTTTACAGAGAGAACTAAAGCAGATGAATTATTTATCCGTATGGAGGCTTTATCTACTATTGTGGCACGTAAAAGTATTCTGGCCCGTGAAAAACAGGATGGTTTAACTTTAGGCATAGACTCTGGATCTACCACCACCAAGGTGGTTTTAATGGAGAATAATAAAATTTTAGGCACAGGATGGGTTCCCACCACTGATGTCATAGCTTCTGCCCAGGAAGGGACTGACCAGGCCATGGCCGATAGTGGGTACAAATTTGAAGATCTGGATGGAATTGGAGTAACTGGTTATGGTCGTATCACCATTGGTAAACATTTAAAAGCAGATTTAATACAGGAAGAATTAAGTGTTAATTCTAAAGGGGCAGTCTATCTGGCTGATCGCCAAAAAGGCGAGGCCACTGTTCTGGATATTGGGGGAATGGATAATAAGGTAATCACTGTTAATGATGGTATACCGGATAACTTCACCATGGGAGGTATCTGTGCCGGGGCATCGGGACGTTTCTTAGAAATAACTTCCCGCCGTTTAGGCATAGATGTTAGTGAACTTGGTCCTATGGCTCTTAAAGGTGATTATAAAAAAGGACTTCTAAATAGTTACTGTATAGTATTTGGTATACAGGATCTGGTGACTTCACTGGCTGCCGGGGGTAAACCGGAAGATGTAGCTGCTGCAGCATGTCATTCTGTTGCAGAACAGGTCTATGAACAACAACTACAGGAAATTGATGTGCGTGAACCAGTTATACAGGTTGGAGGAACTTCCCTTATTGAAGGGTTGGTGGCAGCCGTTAGTGATATACTGGGGGGTATGGATGTAATTGTCCCTGAAAATTCCCAGCACATCGGTGCAGTGGGGTCTGCTCTTCTGGTTTCTGGAATGGGCAGTCGACAGGAAAAACTATAG